The Hevea brasiliensis isolate MT/VB/25A 57/8 chromosome 1, ASM3005281v1, whole genome shotgun sequence genome has a window encoding:
- the LOC110651893 gene encoding uncharacterized protein LOC110651893 — MFNLRLLFARHADDIRRNFYKLHSPYPDIGLFRVSGVFPTFSKDGSKLAFVDDEFKAVWVADSQGLRIVYETKGPHNIFSPVWNQDPRRDILYVCMGPSFNAGKILEICAIPDVSSGVRQRRKLTKGFNNAFPSTSPDGTKLVFRSARDGGDKKYKNLYIMEDAEVGEYGDGKITRLTNGYWTDTHCQWSPTGDWIVFYQKLTMASTQDTFQYF, encoded by the exons ATGTTTAATTTAAGATTGTTATTTGCACGGCATGCAGATGATATCCGAAGAAATTTCTACAAGCTCCACTCTCCATATCCAGATATAGGACTGTTTAGGGTGTCGGGTGTATTTCCAACGTTTTCCAAGGATGGTTCCAAGCTTGCATTCGTTGACGACGAGTTCAAAGCCGTGTGGGTAGCCGATAGCCAAGGATTGCGCATTGTTTACGAG ACGAAAGGCCCACACAACATATTCTCACCAGTTTGGAACCAAGATCCACGAAGGGATATACTGTATGTTTGCATGGGACCTTCTTTCAATGCGGGCAAAATATTGGAAATCTGTGCTATACCCGATGTGTCTAGTGGTGTACGGCAGCGTCGAAAGCTCACAAAAGGATTCAACAATGCCTTCCCATCCACCAGTCCAGACG GGACGAAACTAGTTTTTCGATCTGCAAGAGATGGAGGCGATAAGAAATACAAGAATCTATACATAATGGAGGATGCAGAAGTAGGGGAATATGGGGATGGAAAAATAACAAGGCTAACAAATGGGTATTGGACTGACACACATTGCCAATGGTCCCCAACGGGAGATTGGATAGTATTCTACCAGAAACTGACAATGGCCTCGACCCAGGATACTTTTCAGTATTTCTAG
- the LOC131178679 gene encoding uncharacterized protein LOC131178679 encodes MEEKRGCIAFFATYNPPVPLDIFSCPVPPTSKHDELQMTDGLSYNYNCRVIPPQALKTIIKRPKLASEATEADVDSGPLSGLVFVSERDKNLETLHIALRFTNKVKVFSFADVYGTFSDVRMEDSGCIAGGYKVGKRTIDHSLVYVTTKDPAKDRRQPWTVVYKTNLKTGKTESLTPSGVSDLSPSVTPSGRKVAVASFQGKGWNGEIEDLQTDIYVMNVEKPPLERKRVIKNGGWPTWGSDTVIFFHRKVGEFWGVFRYDISSGETVRVTPDGIDAITPAAINKTKVAVATIRQKSKFSDVRVEAQYRHIEIFYLTSPEQPIKITQTTRPKADHFNPFAIDGGKCIGYHRCKSELLKVPTNRLIIKYVRSTKIIFFFNYRNVLSFSE; translated from the exons ATGGAAGAGAAGAGAGGTTGCATTGCCTTCTTCGCAACCTATAATCCACCGGTGCCTCTGGACATATTCTCATGTCCCGTTCCACCTACGTCGAAGCATGATGAGCTACAAATGACTGATGGTTTGTCCTACAATTACAACTGCCGAGTCATTCCGCCACAAGCTCTCAAGACCATTATCAAGCGTCCCAAATTGGCTTCTGAAGCCACAGAAGCTGATGTTGATTCTGGTCCTCTCTCAGGCTTGGTTTTTGTCTCCGAACGAGACAAGAACCTCGAGACGCTTCACATAGCTCTTCGCTTCACTAACAAAGTTAAAGTCTTCAGTTTCGCCGACGTCTACGGCACTTTCAGTGATGTTCGCATGGAAGACAGTGGCTGCATTGCCGGTGGTTATAAGGTTGGTAAGCGAACTATCGATCATTCTCTTGTCTATGTCACCACCAAGGACCCGGCGAAAGATCGTCGTCAACCGTGGACTGTCGTTTATAAAACCAATCTTAAGACCGGAAAAACTGAATCCCTCACCCCATCAG GGGTAAGTGATTTAAGCCCATCTGTGACACCATCTGGAAGAAAGGTAGCGGTGGCGTCATTCCAGGGAAAGGGTTGGAATGGCGAGATTGAAGATCTCCAGACTGATATTTATGTGATGAACGTAGAGAAGCCTCCCTTGGAGCGCAAGAGAGTTATAAAAAATGGTGGGTGGCCAACATGGGGAAGTGACACTGTCATATTTTTTCATCGAAAGGTTGGGGAATTTTGGGGCGTGTTTCGATACGACATTAGCAGCGGTGAAACAGTCCGTGTGACACCGGACGGTATTGATGCGATAACTCCGGCAGCCATCAACAAAACCAAAGTGGCAGTGGCAACTATCCGTCAGAAATCGAAATTCAGTGACGTTCGTGTAGAAGCACAATATCGACATATTgagattttttatttaacttcacCAGAACAACCCATAAAAATAACTCAAACTACGAGACCAAAGGCTGACCATTTCAACCCCTTTGCCATAGATGGTGGGAAGTGCATAGGTTACCATCGATGCAAGAGCGAACTTCTTAAGGTACCAACTAATAGGTTAATTATTAAATATGTTAGGAgcactaaaataatttttttttttaattataggaATGTGTTATCCTTTTCGGAGTGA